GCCAGCGCGAACACACCGGCACCACCGGTCAAATCCACCGCCGCTACACATCCGGCCAAAGGCACCAAGCCGCCAACAGCGGCCGAGCGTCTGCAGAAGATCCGCGCCTCGTTGGCCAAGATGCCGGCGCGTGCGCGCCCCATCAAATTGACCTCGCTGCAGAATCACATCGCCGCGCATTTCCAGAAAGCCATCAGCGCTGCAGAGGTCAGCGCCGTGATCGCCGGGCTGCAGAAGGCCGGCGTGTTGCAGGTCAGCGAAAGCAAGGTGCGCTACTGCTGATCGCGCAGTGCGCGGGCTGGCTCGGCTGCACATGGCTGCGCGCAACTGCGCGCGCGTGCGCTGCCGGTCATGGGAGTGGCGAAGATCAGGCTGCACAGGTACGTCGTAGATCTGGCGCGCTTACCGTGCGCTGCTGATGCCAGTCACTCCACGCTCGCCGCCACCAGCCGCTGCCACAGCGCGGCATTGGCCGCCTCGTCCGGTTCCAGCGTGGCAAGCACGCTCAGGGCGTGGGTTTCGGTTTCGGCGCCGTGGCGGGCGAGCATGGCCAGGGCGGCGGCCAGGCGCCCGTAGCGCAATGCGCGCCCGAGCGATGTGGCCAGCAAGGTGCTGTCGTGCTCGGGGCGTTGTTCGTCCAGCGCGGTGCCGAGTTGGGCGGGCAGCTCCCAGGCCGTGGCGATGGTCTTGGCCACCGCGGCGGTGTGGCGGTCGACCAGGTGGGCGGCCACCTCCAGGCTGTACGGCACCGACGGCTGCTCGGCGTAGGCGTCGCGCAGCACGCGCAGGATCACCACCGCGCCCAGGCCTTGCAGCAGGCCGGCCAGTTGCGCCGACAAGGTGTCGCCACCGCGCTCGCGCACATAGGCGGCCGCGGCGGTGGCGGTGCGCAGCGCGTAGTCCCAGACCGCCGCCGGCAGGCGGGCGTACAGGCCACCTTCAAGGCTGAGCACTGGTTGCATCACCGCGGCGGCCACGATCTGGCGCACGCCTTCGGTGCCGATGTGCACCACCGCGCGCTCCAGGCTTTCCAGCGGGCCGCCTTGCGGGCGGTACAGGGCACTGTTGGCGATGCGCAGCAGGTTGGCGGCCAGCGCCGGGTCCTGCGCGATGATCGCGGCGATGCCGCGGCCGGACGCATCCGGGTCGTTGACCGCACGCATCAGCTGCGGCAACAGGTGCGGGCGCCGCGGCAGCAGCTGCGGGCGCATGTCCACGTGGTCGAGCGCGCTGACCGCACTGGCCAGCACGGTGGCCTGGGCGGGGTCGATGGCGGTGTCGGCATCGGCCAGCGAAGGGGTATCCATCACCGCGGCATACATGCGCCGCAACAACGGGCGCATCGGCGGCGGCTCGGCCATCACCGCGCGCGGCTCGGCTGTGCTTGCGGGCATGGCGGTGGCAGCGCCATCGGGTGCCGCTGGCGCGGACTCGGACACCGGCGCGGGGTCGGCGGTGGAGACGGCGGGCGGGTCCCCACGACGCGAGGCGGCGACCACGCCGAGCACGATGGCAAGCACCCCCACAACAGCCAACAGCACAATCACAAGCATCTTGGGAAATCGTTTGATCAGTGGCGCGACTATCCGCGAAGCGGGCCGTGCCGGCAACGTGGCACGCGCGCGGGCGCGGCCTGGCGCGGTCATGTCGATTTCCGGCGGCCTGGTGCGTCGTAGGGCAGAGGGTCGTCCTCTGCCAGCTGCGAGCGCCATGTCCACCGTCACCCTGCACCGTGTTCTGCGTGCCAGCCCCGAGCGGGTCTACCGCGCCTTCCTGGATGCCGCTGCGTTGAGCAAGTGGTTGCCGCCGCATGGCTTTACCAACACGGTGGAGCATCTGGATGCCCGCGTCGGCGGTACCTTCCGCATGGCGTTCACCCAGTTTGGCAGCGGCCAGCGGCACGCGTTCGGCGGCACCTACCGTGAGCTGGTGCCCAACGCGCTGCTGCGCTACGACGATGTCTTCGACGACCCGTCACTGCCCGGCACGCTGCTGACCACGGTACGGTTGCTGCCGTTGCCGTGCGGCACCGACCTGCACGTGGTGCAGGAGGGGATTCCCGAACAGATCCCGCTGCACGCCTGCTACCTGGGCTGGCAGGAGTCGTTGACGCTGCTGGCGTTGTTGGTGGAAGCGCAGCGCGCGGAGTGAACCTGGCGCCACAGCGACTGCTGCACGATCGATGCGGCGGTGCAGCGATGAGCGGGCTGTCTTCAGGTTGACCGCTGCGCTGCACGCGGTGCTAACGGGGACATCGCGACTATGCGTCACCAGCTGTGCAGCCCTAGAGCATCTAGGCAGCTTAAAGGGTGCAGGCATCCGCAGTTGGACCACTTTCTTCGACAGACCCCGTGCAGGCATGGAGGTCTGTCGCGCCGTGTGTGGCGTTTGCTGGATCAGGCGGTGTCGGTGCGGTTTGCCTTTTTCGTAGGAGCGCGCTTGCGCGCGATGTGGCGTTACCGGTAGAGCTTCTTCGCGCGCGAGCGCGCTCCTACGCGGCTGCTTGCGCGGTTACGTATTCTGATCGTTTGCGTGCTGGCCGCTCCAAGGTTTTCGAGCTGTAGTCGCACGCTCTGTGGCGGCTGTACGCCGAATAAGCGCACCAGTCTTGTCTACGTTGATGCTTTGGCAACCGCGACCAAGCTGCCTTTGTAGGAGCGCGCTTGTGCGCGATGGGGCGTTATCGGCAAAGCCTCATCGCGCGCAAGCGCGCTCCTACGTTGCATTTGCTTGGCGCGTCACGTGCTGCGATCGCTTGCACGTCATCGCCGCTACAACATCTGTCCTGAGCCGTGCGTTCTGTTCCAACGTCGAATGTGGCGGAGCTTGTCGCCCTGGCGTAATGATTTTGGGCCGCCCCTGCGGCACCCGCGACCAGGCCGCCTTTGTAGGAGCGCGCTTGCGCGCGATGAGGCGTTGTGGGTAACGCTTCATCGCGCGCAAGCGCGCTCCTACGAGGCGTCGATCGCGCGCGACGTTGACCGGCGTCTCTGCGTCTCCGCGTGCCGCGCTCGCGCGCAAGCCATCTACAACGTGCCCTGCTTCCACAGCCGTACGATTTCCGCCGGGGCGTGTTCTTCGGGGATGCGCAGCGGTTCGCTGGCGCCATCCCAGATGATGCTGAAGTAGCGGCGGTCGCCGCCGCCGGCTTGCGGGGCGGGGAGTGCATGCGCCAGGCACTGATCCAGCAGCGCGCCCAGGTGTTGGCGTTGCACCTCGTCCAGCTCTTCCAGCAGCAGCTGGCGCTCGCGGCGCATGGCCGGGAACGCGGCCACGCCACCTTCGCGTGCCAACCGCAACACGACACCCGGTTGCAAGGGCGGCAGTTGCACGGTCATGCGAGCACGCCCACGTCGCGCCAGGCCTGTTCCACCGCACTGGCCTCGGCACTGCCCGCGCCGTAATCGGTGCTGGCCACGCGCACGGTGAGTGCGGCGAAGGTGGCGAAGTCCGCACTGGCCGACAGCGCGCCACCGGTGAGGGCGCGGTACCAGATGCGCCCGGCCTTTTCCCAGGCGTAACCGCCGATGGCAACCGCGGCGCGCTGGAAGGCGCGGTTGGGAATACCGGAGTTGTAGTGCACGCCGCCGTCGTCTTCTTGCGTGTCCACGTAGGCGTCCATATGCGCCGGTTGCGGGTCCTTGCCCAATGCCGGGTCATCGTAGGCGGTGCCCGGCGCCTGCATCGAGCGTAGCGCCACGCCCTGCACGCCGGGCAGGAACATGCCGGCACCCACCAGCCAATCGGCCTGCGCGGCGTCCTGGCGCAGCGCGTATTGCTTGACGAGCACGCCGAACACGTCGGAGACCGATTCGTTCAAGGCACCGGACTGGCCCTGGTAGATCAGGTTGGCGGTGCGCTCGATGACACCGTGGGTGAGCTCGTGGGCCACCACGTCGATGGCGATGGTGAAGCGGGTGAAGATCTCGCCGTCGCCATCGCCGAACACCATCTGCTCGCCGGTCCAGAACGCGTTGTCGTAGTTGCGCTCGTAGTGCACGGTACCAAGCAGCGGCATGCCGGCATCGTCGATCGAGTTGCGCGCATACACCTGCTGGAAGAAGGCATGGGTGGCGCCGAGGTAATCGTAAGCCTCGGTCACGGCGACATCGTCGGTGGGCGGCGCACCTTCCTCGCGCACCAGCACGCCAGGCAGGGCGGTGCCTTGCCGGGCGTCGTAGAGATGCCGCCGCACCGCGGTGTCAGTGGTGGCGGTGGGCGCATCGTCGGCGCTGTCGCGCGCCAGCAACCCCTGCGCGCGGCGCTGGCGCAGCTGCGCGGTGATGTGGCGGGTGAGCTGCGCGCAGTGCCGTGCGCGCTCCGGTGCGGCCTGCGCCACGTGGTCCAGCAGATACGGCGGCAGGATGCCGGCGCGGCGGGGCGCAACAAACGCAGACATAGCGATCTCCACAGTGGGGGCTGCGCCGGCGACTATGCGCGGTGCGACTTTAGGAAATCGTTAGCTGCCAGCGGCCCTTGCCATGGCAGCGCGCTGCGGACCGGCTGGCGTTCATGCCAGCTGCGCGAGCGCCTGCGTGATGGGGGTGGGCCCATCCACGAATCCCACGGTCTTGCCGATGGTGGCCGGCGTGGCCAGGGTGGCGGCGATCACCTGCGCGACATTGGCGCGCGATACGCCCTCGGTGGTGTCGCTGCCCGGGTCGCGGGCGATGCAGCCGCTGGGTGGGTCCAGGGTGAGCCGGCCGGGCCCAAGCACGGTCCAGTCCAGCGTGGTGCCGCGCAGGTGCGCATCGGCAGCGGCCTTGGCCTGCGCATAAGCGAAGAAGCCATCCTCCGGGCTCACCCCGTGCTCCAGCCCCGCGCCCAGGTAGGACACCATCACGTAGCGCCGCACCCGCGCCTGCTCGGCCGCGTGCATCGAGCGGATCGCGGCATCGCGGTCCACCGCATAGGTGCGTGCGGCATCGCCACCGCCGGCACCGGCCGACCAAACAACTGCATCGTGGCCGGTGATGTGCGCGGCGATCGCCGCGGTGTCGGCATGTTCGATATCGAATAGCGCGGGTGTGGCGCCATCGGCGATCACATCGCTTGCGTGGTCGGGATTACGGAATAGCGCGGTGACGTGGTGGCCACCGGCCAGCAGCAGCGGGGTGAGCAGACGCGCCACCTTGCCGTGGCCGCCGATCAACAGAATGCGAGACATGGAGTTCCAGCCAATGCGCCTGCTGCGAGGCGTGATGACCTAGCGTGACGGCTGCAGCGCTAAGGCGATGTCATTGGTTGCGTTCGCAATGCGTTGGCAACAAATGCATGCGATGCCCTGACGCCGCCGCCGCGGTGACGCAGGGCGGCCACGGCATTTCCGCAGTTTGCCCGCGGCCGCAGCGCTGCCGGACAATGCGCCCGCCACGCACCGTGGCGTACCGGGCCCACCGATGACCGCACCGTCTGATTCCCACGCCCGCGTTGGTTGCGGCGCCTTTATCCGCCGCAGCGACGGCCGCCTGTTGCTGGTGCTGCGGGCACGCGCGCCCGAACAAGGCCACTGGGGATTGCCCGGCGGCAAGGTGGACTGGATGGAGACAGTGGA
The nucleotide sequence above comes from Xanthomonas campestris pv. campestris str. ATCC 33913. Encoded proteins:
- a CDS encoding SRPBCC family protein yields the protein MSTVTLHRVLRASPERVYRAFLDAAALSKWLPPHGFTNTVEHLDARVGGTFRMAFTQFGSGQRHAFGGTYRELVPNALLRYDDVFDDPSLPGTLLTTVRLLPLPCGTDLHVVQEGIPEQIPLHACYLGWQESLTLLALLVEAQRAE
- a CDS encoding protealysin inhibitor emfourin, which codes for MTVQLPPLQPGVVLRLAREGGVAAFPAMRRERQLLLEELDEVQRQHLGALLDQCLAHALPAPQAGGGDRRYFSIIWDGASEPLRIPEEHAPAEIVRLWKQGTL
- a CDS encoding SDR family oxidoreductase — encoded protein: MSRILLIGGHGKVARLLTPLLLAGGHHVTALFRNPDHASDVIADGATPALFDIEHADTAAIAAHITGHDAVVWSAGAGGGDAARTYAVDRDAAIRSMHAAEQARVRRYVMVSYLGAGLEHGVSPEDGFFAYAQAKAAADAHLRGTTLDWTVLGPGRLTLDPPSGCIARDPGSDTTEGVSRANVAQVIAATLATPATIGKTVGFVDGPTPITQALAQLA
- a CDS encoding M4 family metallopeptidase gives rise to the protein MSAFVAPRRAGILPPYLLDHVAQAAPERARHCAQLTRHITAQLRQRRAQGLLARDSADDAPTATTDTAVRRHLYDARQGTALPGVLVREEGAPPTDDVAVTEAYDYLGATHAFFQQVYARNSIDDAGMPLLGTVHYERNYDNAFWTGEQMVFGDGDGEIFTRFTIAIDVVAHELTHGVIERTANLIYQGQSGALNESVSDVFGVLVKQYALRQDAAQADWLVGAGMFLPGVQGVALRSMQAPGTAYDDPALGKDPQPAHMDAYVDTQEDDGGVHYNSGIPNRAFQRAAVAIGGYAWEKAGRIWYRALTGGALSASADFATFAALTVRVASTDYGAGSAEASAVEQAWRDVGVLA
- a CDS encoding HDOD domain-containing protein, coding for MLVIVLLAVVGVLAIVLGVVAASRRGDPPAVSTADPAPVSESAPAAPDGAATAMPASTAEPRAVMAEPPPMRPLLRRMYAAVMDTPSLADADTAIDPAQATVLASAVSALDHVDMRPQLLPRRPHLLPQLMRAVNDPDASGRGIAAIIAQDPALAANLLRIANSALYRPQGGPLESLERAVVHIGTEGVRQIVAAAVMQPVLSLEGGLYARLPAAVWDYALRTATAAAAYVRERGGDTLSAQLAGLLQGLGAVVILRVLRDAYAEQPSVPYSLEVAAHLVDRHTAAVAKTIATAWELPAQLGTALDEQRPEHDSTLLATSLGRALRYGRLAAALAMLARHGAETETHALSVLATLEPDEAANAALWQRLVAASVE